A single Primulina eburnea isolate SZY01 chromosome 11, ASM2296580v1, whole genome shotgun sequence DNA region contains:
- the LOC140804841 gene encoding uncharacterized protein isoform X1, protein MSRYLSNLRVQIDSTRAPLPRYDDIDYNDPASEALDNVDGGTSKLRPSNSNLMEDQNPLVGIKAGRTSSRLQDGTSDYINVRSRPYLMKLLEKQGDRKVLFADKVLKFTCSGKMKCRILLITDFAIYIVDPDTDSLKRRIALAAVEKLCSSELSDNFLAIVIPTEYDLLIASTRKTEILAVFVETTKSASDYELEVSLSNSSASLTTPSKIACEYKLLGIKKLGFLSPSELGSKLVGLG, encoded by the exons ATGTCACGTTATCTATCGAACCTTCGGGTTCAAATTGACTCGACCCGAGCCCCGTTGCCTAGATACGACGACATCGACTACAATGATCCCGCATCTGAAGCCCTAGATAATGTCGATGGTGGCACCTCGAAGTTGCGGCCTTCAAACAGCAACTTAATGGAGGATCAAAATCCGCTCGTGGGAATCAAGGCCGGCCGGACATCCTCTCGCCTTCAGGATGGTACAAGTGATTATATCAATGTTCGATCCAGACCCTATCTAATGAAACTTCTCGAGAAACAAG GTGATCGCAAGGTTCTGTTTGCGGATAAAGTTCTCAAGTTCACTTGCTCAGGGAAGATGAAATGCCGTATCCTTCTGATTACTGATTTTGCAATTTACATAGTGGATCCTGATACCGACTCACTTAAAAGAAGAATAGCCCTGGCAGCTGTGGAGAAGCTATGCTCAAGTGAACTAAGTGATAATTTCTTGGCCATTGTTATTCCTACTGAGTATGATTTACTAATTGCAAGTACTCGAAAGACTGAAATATTAGCTGTCTTCGTGGAGACTACTAAGAGTGCATCTGACTATGAACTCGAGGTTTCTCTCTCTAATAG CTCTGCTTCTCTGACAACACCCTCCAAAATTGCATGTGAATACAAACTATTGGGAATAAAGAAGTTAG GTTTTCTGTCACCATCTGAGCTTGGTTCTAAACTAGTCGGGTTGGGTTAA
- the LOC140804841 gene encoding uncharacterized protein isoform X2 produces MSRYLSNLRVQIDSTRAPLPRYDDIDYNDPASEALDNVDGGTSKLRPSNSNLMEDQNPLVGIKAGRTSSRLQDGTSDYINVRSRPYLMKLLEKQGDRKVLFADKVLKFTCSGKMKCRILLITDFAIYIVDPDTDSLKRRIALAAVEKLCSSELSDNFLAIVIPTEYDLLIASTRKTEILAVFVETTKSASDYELEVSLSNRFEYNAAAEVVKEVQFEEVEGGVRTKIVRK; encoded by the exons ATGTCACGTTATCTATCGAACCTTCGGGTTCAAATTGACTCGACCCGAGCCCCGTTGCCTAGATACGACGACATCGACTACAATGATCCCGCATCTGAAGCCCTAGATAATGTCGATGGTGGCACCTCGAAGTTGCGGCCTTCAAACAGCAACTTAATGGAGGATCAAAATCCGCTCGTGGGAATCAAGGCCGGCCGGACATCCTCTCGCCTTCAGGATGGTACAAGTGATTATATCAATGTTCGATCCAGACCCTATCTAATGAAACTTCTCGAGAAACAAG GTGATCGCAAGGTTCTGTTTGCGGATAAAGTTCTCAAGTTCACTTGCTCAGGGAAGATGAAATGCCGTATCCTTCTGATTACTGATTTTGCAATTTACATAGTGGATCCTGATACCGACTCACTTAAAAGAAGAATAGCCCTGGCAGCTGTGGAGAAGCTATGCTCAAGTGAACTAAGTGATAATTTCTTGGCCATTGTTATTCCTACTGAGTATGATTTACTAATTGCAAGTACTCGAAAGACTGAAATATTAGCTGTCTTCGTGGAGACTACTAAGAGTGCATCTGACTATGAACTCGAGGTTTCTCTCTCTAATAG GTTTGAGTACAATGCAGCTGCTGAAGTAGTCAAAGAAGTACAATTTGAGGAAGTAGAAG gtggtgtcaGAACAAAAATTGTGCGAAAATAA
- the LOC140804840 gene encoding serine/arginine-rich splicing factor RS40-like isoform X1, producing MRSIFCGNFEYDARQSDLERLFRRYGKVDKVDMKSGFAFVYMEDDRDAEDAIRALDRIEFGRKGRKLCVEWTKQERDRGIRRPEASRKPSSNSRPSKTLFVINFDPYHTRTRDLERHFDPYGKILNVRIRKIFAFIQYESLEDAIKALDATNSSKLLDRVITVEFAIKDDDARRNGFSPDQSRDRSPGRGYDRMRSPSPRRERGSPDYGHNNGRSPNPRRRERASPKYDLRSSPSPSHKESEPKYGRDLSTSPMNERKPLYNDTHNPVPLRDRSDDVRVRSPCSPSPGKRATPDYGQGSSPSPPRGQRQRVGLDDFDREQKPAYSDGESPPQERDGSRSPVARGRSGSQS from the exons ATGAGGTCAATTTTTTGTGGAAATTTCGAGTATGACGCACGACAGTCTGATCTTGAAAGACTCTTTAGAAGATATGGAAAAGTTGATAAGGTTGATATGAAGTCTG GTTTCGCTTTTGTTTACATGGAGGATGACAGAGATGCTGAGGATGCCATTCGTGCACTTGATCGAATTGAATTTGGTAGAAAGGGCCGTAAACTTTGTGTTGAGTGGACTAAG CAAGAACGAGACCGGGGTATCAGGCGTCCTGAGGCCTCCAGAAAACCATCGTCTAATTCAAGACCCTCAAAGACCCTGTTTGTCATCAACTTTGACCCATATCATACCAGAACAAGGGATTTGGAAAGACATTTTGATCCCTACGGCAAAATTCTGAATGTAAGGATCAGGAAAATTTTTGCCTTTATTCAGTACGAATCTCTCGAAGATGCAATTAAAGCTTTGGACGCTACTAATTCAAG TAAACTGTTGGATCGAGTCATAACTGTTGAGTTTGCTATCAAGGATGATGATGCAAGGCGAAATGGTTTTAGTCCAGATCAATCCCGTGATAGATCACCTGGGAGAGGCTATGATCGGATGCGATCTCCCAGTCCCAGAAGGGAAAGGGGAAGTCCCGACTATGGACACAATAATGGACGTAGCCCAAATCCACGTCGTCGAGAGCGAGCTAGTCCTAAGTATGATCTTAGGTCTAGTCCGAGCCCCAGCCATAAAGAAAGTGAGCCTAAATATGGTCGTGACCTCAGCACTAGTCCCATGAACGAAAGAAAGCCTCTTTACAATGACACACACAACCCGGTTCCTCTTAGAGACAGGTCCGACGATGTCAGGGTGCGCAGCCCGTGCAGCCCCAGTCCTGGGAAAAGAGCAACTCCAGATTATGGTCAGGGTTCGAGCCCAAGTCCTCCAAGAGGGCAGAGACAGAGAGTTGGCCTTGACGATTTTGATCGTGAGCAGAAACCTGCTTACAGTGATGGAGAAAGCCCTCCACAAGAGAGAGATGGGAG TCGATCCCCCGTGGCGAGAGGGAGATCTGGATCTCAGTCTTGA
- the LOC140804840 gene encoding serine/arginine-rich splicing factor RS40-like isoform X2, with translation MEDDRDAEDAIRALDRIEFGRKGRKLCVEWTKQERDRGIRRPEASRKPSSNSRPSKTLFVINFDPYHTRTRDLERHFDPYGKILNVRIRKIFAFIQYESLEDAIKALDATNSSKLLDRVITVEFAIKDDDARRNGFSPDQSRDRSPGRGYDRMRSPSPRRERGSPDYGHNNGRSPNPRRRERASPKYDLRSSPSPSHKESEPKYGRDLSTSPMNERKPLYNDTHNPVPLRDRSDDVRVRSPCSPSPGKRATPDYGQGSSPSPPRGQRQRVGLDDFDREQKPAYSDGESPPQERDGSRSPVARGRSGSQS, from the exons ATGGAGGATGACAGAGATGCTGAGGATGCCATTCGTGCACTTGATCGAATTGAATTTGGTAGAAAGGGCCGTAAACTTTGTGTTGAGTGGACTAAG CAAGAACGAGACCGGGGTATCAGGCGTCCTGAGGCCTCCAGAAAACCATCGTCTAATTCAAGACCCTCAAAGACCCTGTTTGTCATCAACTTTGACCCATATCATACCAGAACAAGGGATTTGGAAAGACATTTTGATCCCTACGGCAAAATTCTGAATGTAAGGATCAGGAAAATTTTTGCCTTTATTCAGTACGAATCTCTCGAAGATGCAATTAAAGCTTTGGACGCTACTAATTCAAG TAAACTGTTGGATCGAGTCATAACTGTTGAGTTTGCTATCAAGGATGATGATGCAAGGCGAAATGGTTTTAGTCCAGATCAATCCCGTGATAGATCACCTGGGAGAGGCTATGATCGGATGCGATCTCCCAGTCCCAGAAGGGAAAGGGGAAGTCCCGACTATGGACACAATAATGGACGTAGCCCAAATCCACGTCGTCGAGAGCGAGCTAGTCCTAAGTATGATCTTAGGTCTAGTCCGAGCCCCAGCCATAAAGAAAGTGAGCCTAAATATGGTCGTGACCTCAGCACTAGTCCCATGAACGAAAGAAAGCCTCTTTACAATGACACACACAACCCGGTTCCTCTTAGAGACAGGTCCGACGATGTCAGGGTGCGCAGCCCGTGCAGCCCCAGTCCTGGGAAAAGAGCAACTCCAGATTATGGTCAGGGTTCGAGCCCAAGTCCTCCAAGAGGGCAGAGACAGAGAGTTGGCCTTGACGATTTTGATCGTGAGCAGAAACCTGCTTACAGTGATGGAGAAAGCCCTCCACAAGAGAGAGATGGGAG TCGATCCCCCGTGGCGAGAGGGAGATCTGGATCTCAGTCTTGA
- the LOC140806141 gene encoding protein DETOXIFICATION 49-like: MKHSQNPTKIMCQQKHNTDLPIKPQESNMFTPLIPKSSTTHQNNLHPPTNQPAKPKDSVTSSSQIIQEATSLAKIALPMILTGLLLYSRSMISMLFLGQLGDLALAGGSLAIGFANITGYSILSGLAMGMEPICGQAFGAKKYSVLGLYLQKTALLLFFTSFPLSLLWLNMKKLLLFCGQDEAIATQAQTYLVFSIPDLFAQSLIHPIRIYLRTQSITLPLTFCAAISILLHVPINYLLVLKLRLGIKGIALSGIWTNFNLVASLIIYIIFSRVYQKTWGGLSMECLKGWKTLLNLAIPSCISVCLEWWWYEIMILLCGLLSSPKATVASMGILIQTTALIYIFPSSLSFSVSTRVSNEIGGGRPERAKLAAMVGLSGSFFLGFSALFFAVSVRNKWASMFTTDKDITALTSLVLPIIGLCELGNCPQTTGCGVLRGTARPKVGANINLGCFYLVGMPVAVGLAFYFRMDFEGLWIGLLAAQMSCMVTMMLVLLLTDWELEARRAEELTGEHPFPDDDSQQFHCTKTKQDCLC, encoded by the coding sequence ATGAAACATTCCCAAAACCCCACAAAAATTATGTGCCAACAAAAGCACAATACTGATCTTCCCATCAAACCCCAGGAATCCAACATGTTCACTCCTTTGATCCCCAAAAGCTCCACAACCCACCAAAATAACCTCCACCCACCAACAAATCAGCCTGCAAAACCAAAAGACTCCGTCACCAGTTCCTCTCAAATCATCCAAGAAGCCACCTCCTTAGCCAAAATAGCCCTACCAATGATCCTAACCGGTCTTCTTCTTTACTCCCGGTCCATGATATCAATGCTTTTTCTTGGCCAATTAGGGGACTTGGCCTTAGCCGGCGGCTCCTTAGCCATCGGCTTTGCTAACATCACCGGATATTCCATCCTCTCTGGATTAGCCATGGGAATGGAACCCATCTGTGGACAAGCTTTTGGAGCCAAAAAATACTCGGTTCTTGGCCTTTACCTGCAAAAGACTGCTCTTTTGCTGTTTTTCACTTCCTTTCCATTATCCCTTTTGTGGTTAAACATGAAAAAGCTCCTGCTTTTTTGTGGGCAAGATGAAGCCATTGCAACACAAGCTCAAACATATTTAGTGTTTTCAATTCCTGATCTTTTTGCTCAATCTCTGATTCATCCCATCAGAATATACCTCAGAACACAGTCCATTACTCTGCCTCTTACATTCTGCGCAGCGATTTCAATCCTCTTACACGTTCCTATAAACTACCTTCTTGTTTTGAAGCTTCGTTTAGGCATCAAAGGGATAGCTTTAAGCGGAATTTGGACCAACTTTAACCTCGTAGCTTCGCTAATCATTTACATAATATTTTCAAGAGTGTATCAGAAAACGTGGGGTGGTTTGTCAATGGAGTGTTTAAAGGGGTGGAAAACACTTCTAAATTTAGCCATACCAAGCTGCATTTCAGTCTGTCTCGAATGGTGGTGGTATGAAATAATGATTCTTCTTTGCGGGCTTCTTTCGAGCCCGAAAGCAACAGTTGCTTCAATGGGGATACTTATTCAGACCACCGCACTGATATACATATTTCCATCTTCTTTAAGCTTCAGCGTGTCAACAAGAGTCAGCAATGAGATAGGCGGCGGCCGGCCGGAAAGAGCAAAGCTCGCCGCCATGGTAGGGCTTTCCGGCAGCTTTTTTCTCGGTTTCTCCGCCTTGTTTTTTGCAGTATCGGTTAGAAATAAATGGGCTTCCATGTTCACTACAGATAAAGACATAACCGCATTGACATCACTCGTCCTGCCGATAATAGGGCTTTGCGAGCTTGGCAACTGCCCTCAGACCACGGGCTGTGGGGTTTTGAGAGGCACTGCCCGGCCCAAAGTGGGGGCCAACATCAACTTAGGATGCTTTTATTTGGTAGGAATGCCGGTAGCCGTGGGCTTGGCTTTCTATTTTAGGATGGATTTTGAGGGCCTGTGGATCGGGCTTTTGGCTGCCCAAATGTCGTGCATGGTGACCATGATGCTGGTTTTGCTGCTGACCGATTGGGAACTGGAAGCCCGAAGAGCGGAAGAGCTCACTGGAGAACATCCCTTTCCTGACGATGACAGCCAACAATTTCATTGCACTAAAACCAAGCAAGATTGTTTATGTTAA